One window of Arthrobacter oryzae genomic DNA carries:
- a CDS encoding PxKF domain-containing protein — MATLTLTAPAAIAAPVWALVEECKSVETVFARGSGQGLFEGEATKFKDEIDARIDGPAITHHYELGSEMIEGHAYPALPVGSQDWDRALRSLGAAATGGGGFSYGASVDEGVEELHAYLKARASTCPDSLFVLGGYSQGAQVVGETYNEKLSDDLKRRVVYQALFGDPRLYLPEGQGLIPPACLGLPNKSEWRFDVPDCGTGTGSLGSRVPYLPVGFTSTTGLSCATHDFVCGASPYVWDQVGHGTYDEDGGSIYRASVEIAKRLKPLLPDAGVNDTVSLPGAGTAGLDVVFLIDSTGSMWGQIEATKAFAAEMADTIKVNRGRVALVEYKDAGDQFTARILSGFQEDTTEFNTQLTTIYASGGGDRPEATLHALMTAFNGLEWRNGATKAAVVLTDADYHDPDLVDGSTLASVAQRALEIDPVNVYPVVPSYFSSFYAALAQATTGQVIVNGGDTKAALTTALTRIQERPVAILRHPAYWGPVGQEFTFDASASYSPNSSIIRYDWDYNGDGTFEESGTTPVARHTYPAKWDGQMQVRMTDANGLIANASAAVHVGSGPRDALPAAPLNVKAVATSTAGGTSTVQVTWESSDPRVGIWGLSVDGIPAGAVDAAARTATITEVSRGKDVEIGVVGFTADHAMGTASTVTLPAVGSAYNFGGFMAPVDAAPALNVMTAGRAVPMQFSLGGDLGMDILAAGSPTSAPVTCDTGAALAEVETTSTAGSSSLSYDAAQGVYTYVWKTEKAWANSCRMFKLTLKDGSSHTALFKYRS; from the coding sequence ATGGCAACCTTAACGCTCACCGCCCCGGCGGCCATTGCAGCGCCCGTCTGGGCGCTGGTCGAGGAATGCAAAAGCGTCGAAACAGTGTTCGCCCGCGGGTCAGGACAAGGCCTCTTCGAAGGTGAAGCGACCAAATTCAAAGACGAAATCGACGCCCGAATCGACGGACCCGCCATCACGCACCACTACGAACTGGGTTCAGAGATGATCGAAGGGCACGCCTACCCTGCCCTTCCGGTCGGTTCCCAGGACTGGGACAGGGCCCTCAGGTCGCTGGGAGCGGCGGCGACGGGCGGTGGCGGTTTCAGCTACGGCGCCAGCGTCGATGAGGGCGTCGAAGAGCTGCACGCGTACCTGAAGGCACGGGCGTCAACCTGCCCAGACTCGCTCTTTGTTCTCGGCGGCTACTCCCAGGGCGCGCAGGTCGTGGGCGAGACGTACAATGAGAAGCTCAGCGACGACCTGAAACGCCGGGTGGTCTACCAAGCCCTGTTCGGGGATCCCAGGCTGTACCTTCCGGAAGGGCAAGGCCTCATTCCGCCTGCTTGCCTCGGCCTGCCCAACAAATCGGAGTGGCGGTTCGATGTTCCTGACTGCGGCACCGGCACAGGTTCCCTCGGATCGCGCGTCCCCTACCTTCCCGTCGGCTTCACCTCCACTACCGGGCTCTCCTGCGCCACCCACGACTTTGTCTGCGGCGCCAGCCCTTACGTGTGGGACCAGGTGGGCCACGGCACCTATGACGAGGACGGCGGCAGCATCTACCGTGCCTCCGTTGAGATCGCCAAACGCCTCAAGCCCCTGCTCCCCGATGCGGGGGTAAACGACACCGTCAGCCTTCCGGGCGCCGGAACCGCCGGACTGGATGTAGTGTTCCTGATCGACTCCACGGGCTCCATGTGGGGCCAGATTGAGGCGACGAAAGCCTTCGCGGCCGAAATGGCCGACACGATCAAGGTCAATCGCGGACGCGTCGCTCTCGTGGAGTACAAGGACGCCGGGGACCAGTTCACCGCCCGTATCCTCAGCGGGTTCCAGGAAGACACCACGGAGTTCAACACCCAGCTCACCACCATTTACGCCAGCGGCGGCGGAGACCGCCCCGAGGCCACCCTCCACGCCCTCATGACGGCCTTCAACGGGCTCGAATGGCGCAATGGGGCCACCAAGGCGGCCGTGGTTCTGACCGACGCCGACTACCACGACCCTGACCTCGTGGACGGAAGTACGCTCGCGTCCGTCGCACAGCGGGCCCTGGAGATCGACCCCGTCAACGTCTACCCGGTCGTTCCGTCCTACTTCAGCAGCTTCTACGCGGCGCTGGCGCAGGCCACCACGGGCCAGGTCATCGTCAACGGCGGGGACACGAAAGCCGCACTGACCACGGCCCTGACCCGAATCCAGGAACGGCCTGTCGCCATCCTCCGGCACCCGGCGTACTGGGGTCCGGTGGGTCAGGAGTTCACCTTCGACGCATCAGCCTCGTACTCGCCCAATTCGTCGATCATCAGGTACGACTGGGACTACAACGGTGACGGGACTTTCGAAGAATCCGGCACCACTCCGGTCGCCCGGCACACCTACCCGGCAAAGTGGGACGGGCAGATGCAGGTCAGGATGACGGACGCGAACGGCCTAATTGCCAACGCGTCGGCAGCGGTCCACGTCGGATCCGGTCCCCGCGACGCCCTCCCTGCTGCCCCGCTGAACGTCAAAGCTGTGGCGACGTCCACCGCCGGCGGCACCAGCACCGTTCAGGTGACGTGGGAGTCCAGCGATCCCCGGGTCGGCATCTGGGGCCTCAGCGTGGACGGCATTCCGGCAGGCGCAGTCGATGCGGCAGCGCGGACGGCAACCATCACCGAGGTCTCCCGAGGAAAGGATGTCGAGATTGGGGTTGTGGGCTTCACCGCTGACCACGCAATGGGTACCGCCTCCACGGTAACCTTGCCCGCGGTCGGCTCAGCCTACAACTTCGGCGGGTTCATGGCACCGGTGGACGCGGCGCCGGCCCTGAACGTCATGACGGCCGGACGGGCTGTACCTATGCAGTTCAGCCTGGGCGGCGACCTCGGCATGGACATCCTGGCAGCGGGATCACCGACGTCGGCGCCTGTTACCTGCGATACAGGGGCGGCTCTTGCTGAGGTGGAGACTACATCGACTGCAGGCTCCAGCAGTCTGTCCTACGATGCGGCTCAGGGTGTCTACACGTACGTCTGGAAGACAGAGAAGGCGTGGGCCAACTCCTGCCGCATGTTCAAGCTGACACTCAAGGACGGATCGTCCCACACCGCGCTGTTCAAGTACCGCAGCTGA
- a CDS encoding GIY-YIG nuclease family protein, whose protein sequence is MFAALADRLVIEWTKDTVNWAKTGDQATGMTVVEISDPSSVPFPGFDSLLVSFDELQAVITDDRYGQWQTALRSVQGIYLIADTSTGRLYVGKADGVERFLGRWSEYARNGHGGNVALRELAAADARHRQHFQFSILQVFSPSAPAAQVDAAEAHFKRALLTRQFGMNLN, encoded by the coding sequence GTGTTCGCAGCCCTGGCGGACCGCCTGGTCATCGAGTGGACTAAGGACACCGTGAACTGGGCCAAGACCGGCGACCAGGCAACCGGCATGACGGTGGTCGAGATCTCCGACCCGTCCAGCGTGCCGTTCCCGGGATTTGATTCGCTCCTGGTCAGCTTCGACGAGCTCCAGGCCGTCATCACCGATGACCGTTACGGGCAGTGGCAGACCGCGCTCCGCTCCGTGCAGGGCATCTACCTCATCGCCGACACTAGCACCGGCAGGCTGTACGTGGGGAAGGCCGACGGTGTGGAGCGCTTCCTGGGCCGCTGGAGCGAGTACGCCAGGAACGGCCACGGCGGCAACGTCGCGCTCCGGGAGCTGGCTGCCGCGGACGCCCGCCACCGGCAGCACTTCCAGTTCAGCATCCTGCAGGTCTTCTCGCCGAGCGCGCCGGCCGCGCAGGTTGATGCCGCCGAGGCCCATTTCAAGCGGGCACTTCTCACCCGGCAGTTCGGCATGAACCTGAACTGA
- a CDS encoding DUF6994 family protein, which translates to MTAKPDEQGGHLMEHEKTKCIDTTFNVDADANGKDPDEYSPTLKGYHRKLWSKELPYANGRFDLAPERNAYLVHRSSHGVFFMASDAITTRLHKRAGRIIRNIPPEALPEQLGYTIGSYIVLPGNKVDGRMTLNGARGFNRKIADRFDLTLECIKRWYGGRQKPNPLEEVIDRYENFFKLFGDFDGYVQFFLLQDLLKDDGNIDFFHDFDDFKTPAVPKDETEYLKYLAKSNRFISARNARIAAQPCPDPS; encoded by the coding sequence GTGACCGCGAAGCCAGACGAGCAGGGGGGACACCTGATGGAACACGAGAAGACCAAATGCATTGACACCACCTTTAATGTCGACGCCGACGCCAATGGCAAAGACCCTGACGAGTACAGCCCGACCCTGAAGGGCTATCACCGGAAGTTGTGGAGCAAGGAGCTGCCCTACGCAAACGGGCGCTTTGATCTGGCTCCTGAACGCAATGCGTACCTGGTGCACAGGTCCTCGCATGGTGTCTTCTTCATGGCCAGCGACGCCATCACCACCAGGCTGCACAAGCGGGCCGGGCGCATCATCAGGAACATCCCGCCGGAGGCCCTGCCAGAGCAGCTGGGCTACACGATTGGAAGCTACATTGTATTGCCGGGCAACAAAGTCGACGGGAGGATGACCCTCAACGGCGCCCGCGGATTCAACCGCAAGATCGCCGACCGCTTCGACCTCACCCTGGAATGCATCAAGCGCTGGTACGGCGGCCGCCAGAAGCCGAACCCCCTCGAAGAGGTCATAGACAGGTACGAAAACTTCTTCAAGCTGTTCGGAGACTTCGATGGATATGTGCAGTTCTTCCTGCTGCAGGACCTTCTGAAGGATGACGGGAACATCGACTTCTTCCACGACTTCGATGATTTCAAAACCCCGGCCGTCCCGAAGGACGAGACCGAATACCTGAAGTACCTGGCCAAGAGCAACCGCTTCATCAGCGCACGCAACGCCAGGATCGCCGCTCAACCTTGCCCGGATCCCAGCTAA
- a CDS encoding RES family NAD+ phosphorylase, whose amino-acid sequence MLHRVYGAGPDGTRLPTSFNPGLGERTRFAFFGDDQGVPVPVLYAAENVETAVCESIVHHLPAAGGTVFPRQYADRIAAGITTLRPLSLASFRGVGLRHFGLDRSQLTVTDPAWYADTVKWAEAAWRAGLDGCVWTSRRLDSGAAYVFFGRASDAFGISASVAPKVFLNGPDLDWLIDFCAFINIDVEL is encoded by the coding sequence GTGCTGCACCGCGTCTACGGGGCAGGCCCCGACGGCACACGCCTCCCCACCTCGTTCAACCCGGGCCTGGGGGAGCGGACTAGGTTCGCTTTCTTCGGCGACGACCAGGGCGTGCCGGTTCCGGTCCTCTACGCTGCGGAGAACGTGGAAACCGCAGTCTGCGAATCGATAGTCCACCACCTTCCCGCCGCGGGCGGGACTGTCTTTCCCCGGCAATACGCCGACCGGATTGCTGCCGGTATCACGACGCTTCGGCCCCTCAGCCTGGCATCCTTCCGGGGTGTGGGCCTGCGGCACTTTGGCCTGGACCGGTCCCAGCTGACGGTCACGGATCCGGCCTGGTACGCCGACACGGTGAAATGGGCAGAGGCTGCCTGGAGGGCGGGCCTGGACGGGTGCGTGTGGACCAGCCGCCGGCTGGACTCCGGGGCGGCCTACGTTTTTTTCGGCCGGGCCAGCGACGCCTTCGGGATCTCGGCAAGTGTTGCCCCGAAGGTTTTCCTCAACGGCCCGGACCTGGACTGGCTGATCGACTTCTGTGCCTTCATCAACATCGACGTCGAGCTCTGA
- a CDS encoding recombinase family protein, whose protein sequence is MKLLKDLRDETGQGSGMKLGYARISTGDQNAAMQVEALVSAGVAEDKIFVDEMSGAKSARERPQMARLLEYARDGDEIFCWRIDRLGRSLVDVVNTVNDITSRGIRLYSIMDGVDPSTAHGRLQLALFASLAEYERELINERVRAGVMAAKARGVHFGKPAPKAETVETKVRLCRQMTAEGMSSIEAAEAVNWSKATMYRYLKQVGGGITCGRTCTRPPRRVQVRGPPARSGASRLTICAFSLVESTRGAVYGRLTSRTRGACAGNTTRGIRDDEYWQRCRRPCSEQADKTKIEVVLETCWFLVLWFHDLLYVDARSELIWY, encoded by the coding sequence TTGAAACTCCTTAAGGACTTGCGAGACGAGACGGGACAGGGGTCTGGCATGAAACTGGGGTACGCGCGGATCAGCACCGGGGACCAGAACGCCGCCATGCAGGTGGAGGCTTTGGTTTCGGCAGGGGTGGCAGAGGACAAGATTTTCGTGGACGAGATGTCCGGCGCGAAGTCCGCGCGGGAGCGTCCCCAGATGGCCCGGCTTCTGGAGTACGCCCGCGACGGCGACGAGATCTTCTGCTGGAGGATCGACCGGCTCGGCCGGTCCCTGGTCGATGTCGTCAACACGGTCAACGACATCACCTCCCGCGGCATCCGGCTGTATTCGATCATGGACGGGGTTGACCCCTCCACAGCCCATGGACGGCTCCAGCTGGCCCTGTTCGCGAGCCTGGCCGAGTATGAACGCGAGCTCATCAACGAAAGGGTCAGGGCCGGGGTGATGGCAGCGAAGGCCCGCGGCGTCCACTTCGGGAAGCCGGCGCCCAAAGCGGAAACGGTGGAGACCAAGGTGCGGCTGTGCCGGCAGATGACGGCCGAAGGCATGTCCTCAATCGAAGCGGCTGAAGCGGTCAACTGGTCCAAGGCCACGATGTACAGGTATTTGAAGCAGGTCGGGGGCGGAATCACCTGTGGCCGGACCTGTACGCGCCCGCCGCGGCGTGTCCAAGTACGCGGGCCGCCGGCACGATCCGGCGCCTCGCGGCTGACTATCTGCGCATTTTCCCTTGTAGAGTCAACCCGCGGGGCCGTGTACGGGCGGCTGACTTCTCGGACCCGCGGGGCTTGTGCTGGGAATACGACGCGGGGGATACGGGATGACGAATACTGGCAACGATGTAGAAGGCCGTGCTCAGAACAAGCCGACAAGACCAAGATTGAAGTGGTACTGGAAACTTGCTGGTTTCTTGTTCTTTGGTTTCACGATCTTTTATATGTTGATGCCCGTTCTGAACTCATTTGGTATTGA
- a CDS encoding nuclease-related domain-containing protein yields MTESDQDQAPGQESVLAEAPSAAFVYNPWKMEDVRRLSINLADGTKVGYLDVATLDAVPEQGSSEGLLQLALAGLSPAAAERSFVQGAHLGDAPAPAKPEPAYVLPWTDLASNRPGQLIENLDDASYRADVAGEQRTAGVLAGLEHEGYRVLHAVPLSPRKDIDHRVIGPTGMWATNAKATTEDVAAKADGAVYSDGYRQKWIEACGAAGGGRVVKHRSIQLIHSSRRRRRPLRRNYR; encoded by the coding sequence ATGACGGAATCTGACCAGGACCAAGCGCCAGGCCAGGAGTCTGTTCTGGCCGAAGCCCCCTCAGCGGCGTTCGTCTACAACCCCTGGAAGATGGAGGACGTCCGTCGGCTGTCCATCAACCTCGCGGACGGGACGAAAGTCGGATACCTGGATGTCGCCACGTTGGACGCTGTACCCGAGCAGGGATCCTCCGAAGGGTTGTTGCAGCTCGCCCTCGCCGGTTTGTCGCCTGCGGCTGCAGAGCGGAGCTTCGTCCAGGGAGCCCATCTCGGTGACGCGCCTGCGCCCGCTAAACCGGAGCCGGCTTACGTGCTGCCCTGGACTGACCTTGCAAGCAACCGGCCCGGCCAGCTGATCGAGAACCTGGACGATGCTTCCTACCGTGCAGACGTCGCGGGGGAGCAGCGCACTGCAGGGGTCCTGGCGGGCCTGGAGCACGAAGGCTATCGGGTGCTGCACGCCGTCCCGTTGAGTCCGCGGAAAGACATCGACCATCGGGTCATCGGGCCGACCGGGATGTGGGCCACCAACGCCAAGGCCACCACGGAGGACGTCGCGGCCAAAGCCGACGGCGCCGTGTATTCAGACGGCTACCGGCAGAAGTGGATTGAAGCTTGCGGTGCGGCCGGTGGTGGCCGTGTGGTCAAGCATCGGAGTATCCAGCTCATCCACTCATCTCGTCGCCGGCGACGACCTCTGCGCCGTAATTACCGGTGA